A window from Macaca fascicularis isolate 582-1 chromosome 20, T2T-MFA8v1.1 encodes these proteins:
- the CAPNS2 gene encoding calpain small subunit 2 produces the protein MFLAKALLEGADRGLGEALGGLFGGGGQRREGGGRNIGGIVGGIVNFISEAAAAQYTPEPPPIQQHFTNVEASESEEVRRFRQQFTQLAGPDMEVGATDLMNILNKVLSKHKDLKTDGFSLDTCRSIVSVMDSDTTGKLGFEEFKYLWNNIKKWQCVYKQYDRDHSGSLGSSQLRGALQAAGFQLNEQLYQMIVRRYANEDGDMDFNNFISCLVRLDAMFRAFKSLDRDRDGLIQVSIKEWLQLTMYS, from the coding sequence ATGTTTCTTGCAAAGGCTCTATTGGAAGGAGCAGATCGAGGTCTTGGAGAAGCTCTTGGAGGCCTCTTTGGAGGAGGTGgtcagagaagagaaggaggaggaagaaatattGGAGGGATAGTTGGAGGAATTGTGAATTTTATCAGTGAGGCTGCAGCGGCTCAGTATACTCCAGAACCGCCTCCTATTCAACAGCATTTCACCAATGTGGAGGCCTCAGAAAGTGAGGAAGTTAGGCGATTTCGGCAACAATTTACACAGCTGGCTGGACCAGATATGGAGGTGGGTGCCACTGACCTGATGAATATTCTCAACAAAGTCCTTTCTAAGCACAAGGATCTGAAGACCGACGGTTTTAGTCTTGACACCTGCCGGAGCATTGTATCTGTCATGGACAGTGACACGACTGGGAAGCTGGGCTTTGAAGAATTTAAGTATCTATGGAACAACATCAAGAAATGGCAGTGTGTTTATAAGCAGTATGACAGGGACCATTCTGGGTCTCTGGGAAGTTCTCAGCTGCGTGGAGCTCTGCAGGCTGCAGGCTTCCAGCTAAATGAACAACTTTACCAAATGATTGTCCGCCGGTATGCTAATGAAGATGGAGATATGGATTTTAACAATTTCATCAGCTGTTTGGTCCGCCTGGATGCCATGTTTCGTGCCTTCAAGTCTCTGGACAGAGATAGAGATGGCCTGATTCAAGTGTCTATCAAAGAGTGGCTGCAGTTGACCATGTATTCCTGA